Part of the Nicotiana sylvestris chromosome 2, ASM39365v2, whole genome shotgun sequence genome, ggcatatcccaagaatacatagtgaagtcgccgatgctttggccactttggcgtcaatgttacatcatccagataaggcttatatggaccctttgcagattcaggtccgtgatcaacatgcttactataATATGGTAGAAGAGGAACTTGATGGGGATCCAtagttccatgatatcaaagaatacctccggataagggtatatccggtacaagccacaggtgatcagaaaagaacaattcgacgattggcaagcagatttttcttcagcggaggggtgttatacaaaagaactccagatcttggattgttaagatgcatagatgcaagacaggccacagTAATCATGattgaggtacactccggagtttgtggaccacatatgagtgggtacattcttgcaaagaaaattctccgagcaggttattactggctcactatggagcgagattgcatcagttttgtgcgcaagtgccaTCAATGGCaggtacacggagatttgatttaCTCCCCACCATCTGAACTacatacaatgtcggcaccatggccctttgttgcctggggaatggatgtcattgggccaatcgagccagcagcatcaaacggacacaagtttattctggtagccattgattatttcaccaagtgggttgaagcaaaaactttcaaatctgtgaccaagaaagtagtggtcgattttgtgcattcaaatatcatctgtcgatttgggattccgaaggtaatcatcacggacaatggcgctatcctcaacagtcatctgatgacaaAGATATGTCagtagtttaagattatacatcgcaattccaccccatatcgccctaaggcaaatggagcagttgaggcagccaacaagaatataaagaagatacttcgaaaaatggtggaaggttctaggcagtgggaTGAAAAGTTGtcatttgcattgctgggttatcacactactgttcgtactttagCAGGGGttactccttatttgttggtgtatggcacggaggcagtaatacccgcagaaattgaaatcccatcccttcgaattgttgctgaggcagaaattgatgacgctgaatgggtcaaaacccacttggagcagttaagtctgattgatgaaaataGATTGGCGGCAGTATTccatggccaattgtaccaacaaagaatagcaagagcatataacaagaaggtacgtccacggaagttcgaagtaagTCAACTAGTGTTgtgacgtatcttgcctcatcaggctgaagcaaaaggaaagttcgccccaaactgacAGGGgcatttgttgtaactagagtgttgtccaatggcgcgttatatttgatagatgtagaagggaaatgtgtagaaatggctatcaattccgatgca contains:
- the LOC138885654 gene encoding uncharacterized protein, whose amino-acid sequence is MVEGSRQWDEKLSFALLGYHTTVRTLAGVTPYLLVYGTEAVIPAEIEIPSLRIVAEAEIDDAEWVKTHLEQLSLIDENRLAAVFHGQLYQQRIARAYNKKGQEILFVPEKLSVEKRSHQIGPPE